One part of the Glycine soja cultivar W05 chromosome 11, ASM419377v2, whole genome shotgun sequence genome encodes these proteins:
- the LOC114374692 gene encoding histone-lysine N-methyltransferase, H3 lysine-9 specific SUVH6-like isoform X2, whose product MDVCQEEGKKVGLQNLAVDDNNQLKKVSAADDVKEEVKSNIQDDYSRKRNIVDFYQNQTDSERNVTEGLKELRAFEEPSSQMKMAPEKKLQVSSSDMKVVLGFMVKSECPWRSGQVSSHFKLGDAKNEDKRKKVVSFALPDRSRRAIKTKCNFGQKPFKKKANSASEGMGELEIWGKEGWLDPVENSEESHEFDVNVTPSSHSNFTGGDESDSDVTREKVREALRLFQVVCRSLLEEGESKSNELGKRKRVDLIAARILKDNGIHVNSGKKILGPVPGVEVGDEFQYRVELNIIGLHLQIQGGIDYVKHNGKILATSIVASGGYADYLVNSDVLVYSGQGGNVMSNDKKPEDQKLKRGNLALKNSSEEKNPVRVIRGSESMDDKYKTYVYDGLYVVESYWQDRGSHGKLVYRFRLKRIPGQKLALKEVKKSK is encoded by the exons ATGGATGTGTGTCAAGAAGAGGGGAAGAAAGTGGGTCTACAAAACCTCGCTGTAGATGACAACAATCAATTGAAAAAAGTATCAGCAGCTGATGATGTAAAAGAAGAAGTTAAGAGTAACATTCAAGATGACTATAGTCGCAAGAGAAATATTGTGGACTTCTATCAAAATCAAACTGATTCTGAAAGGAATGTTACTGAGGGACTGAAGGAGCTGCGTGCATTTGAAGAACCATCTTCTCAGATGAAAATGGCGCCGGAAAAAAA ATTGCAGGTCTCATCATCAGACATGAAAGTGGTACTTGGTTTCATGGTTAAATCAGAATGTCCTTGGAGGTCTGGTCAAGTTTCCTCCCACTTTAAGTTGGGAGATGCTAAAAATGAAGacaagagaaagaaagtggTTTCTTTTGCATTGCCTGACAGGTCTAGAAGAGCTATCAAGACTAAATGTAATTTTGGGCAGAAGCCTTTCAAAAAGAAGGCAAATTCTGCTTCTGAAGGTATGGGTGAATTAGAAATTTGGGGAAAGGAGGGCTGGCTTGACCCTGTTGAAAATAGTGAAGAATCACATGAGTTCGATGTAAATGTTACTCCCTCTTCTCATTCTAATTTCACTGGTGGTGATGAGAGTGACTCGGATGTGACCCGAGAAAAAGTGAGGGAAGCATTACGGTTGTTTCAAGTTGTTTGTAGAAGTCTTTTAGAGGAAGGAGAATCAAAGTCAAATGAACtagggaaaagaaagagggttgATTTAATTGCTGCAAGGATTCTTAAGGACAATGGGATTCATGTTAACTCAGGCAAGAAGATACTGGGCCCTGTACCTGGGGTTGAAGTTGGTGATGAGTTTCAATATCGGGTGGAGCTTAATATAATTggccttcatcttcagattcaGGGTGGCATAGATTATGTGAAGCACAATGGTAAGATCCTTGCGACTAGTATTGTTGCTTCAGGTGGCTATGCTGATTATTTGGTCAATTCGGATGTCTTGGTATATTCAGGGCAGGGTGGGAATGTGATGAGCAATGACAAAAAACCTGAAGATCAGAAGCTCAAGCGGGGCAATCTTGCTTTGAAGAACAGTAGTGAGGAAAAGAATCCTGTTAGGGTGATTCGCGGCTCTGAATCAATGGATGATAAATACAAGACATATGTATATGATGGGCTGTATGTGGTCGAGTCATATTGGCAGGACAGAGGATCACATGGGAAGCTGGTTTATAGGTTTCGCCTTAAAAGAATTCCTGGTCAAAAGCTTGCTTTGAAGGAAGTGAAGAAATCTAAATAG
- the LOC114374692 gene encoding histone-lysine N-methyltransferase, H3 lysine-9 specific SUVH3-like isoform X1, with protein sequence MTILLAVRDFPDGCGAFPKFVEDIKNKNDQHLARRYLPPRKASAVRDFLPLFGACNDMDVCQEEGKKVGLQNLAVDDNNQLKKVSAADDVKEEVKSNIQDDYSRKRNIVDFYQNQTDSERNVTEGLKELRAFEEPSSQMKMAPEKKLQVSSSDMKVVLGFMVKSECPWRSGQVSSHFKLGDAKNEDKRKKVVSFALPDRSRRAIKTKCNFGQKPFKKKANSASEGMGELEIWGKEGWLDPVENSEESHEFDVNVTPSSHSNFTGGDESDSDVTREKVREALRLFQVVCRSLLEEGESKSNELGKRKRVDLIAARILKDNGIHVNSGKKILGPVPGVEVGDEFQYRVELNIIGLHLQIQGGIDYVKHNGKILATSIVASGGYADYLVNSDVLVYSGQGGNVMSNDKKPEDQKLKRGNLALKNSSEEKNPVRVIRGSESMDDKYKTYVYDGLYVVESYWQDRGSHGKLVYRFRLKRIPGQKLALKEVKKSK encoded by the exons ATGACAATACTACTAGCTGTTCGTGATTTTCCGGATGGATGTGGAGCATTTCCGAAATTTGTTGAGGATATTAAGAATAAGAATGATCAACATTTAGCAAGAAGGTATCTTCCTCCACGAAAAGCTTCAGCTGTCAGAGACTTCCTTCCTTTATTTGGAGCATGCAATGACATGGATGTGTGTCAAGAAGAGGGGAAGAAAGTGGGTCTACAAAACCTCGCTGTAGATGACAACAATCAATTGAAAAAAGTATCAGCAGCTGATGATGTAAAAGAAGAAGTTAAGAGTAACATTCAAGATGACTATAGTCGCAAGAGAAATATTGTGGACTTCTATCAAAATCAAACTGATTCTGAAAGGAATGTTACTGAGGGACTGAAGGAGCTGCGTGCATTTGAAGAACCATCTTCTCAGATGAAAATGGCGCCGGAAAAAAA ATTGCAGGTCTCATCATCAGACATGAAAGTGGTACTTGGTTTCATGGTTAAATCAGAATGTCCTTGGAGGTCTGGTCAAGTTTCCTCCCACTTTAAGTTGGGAGATGCTAAAAATGAAGacaagagaaagaaagtggTTTCTTTTGCATTGCCTGACAGGTCTAGAAGAGCTATCAAGACTAAATGTAATTTTGGGCAGAAGCCTTTCAAAAAGAAGGCAAATTCTGCTTCTGAAGGTATGGGTGAATTAGAAATTTGGGGAAAGGAGGGCTGGCTTGACCCTGTTGAAAATAGTGAAGAATCACATGAGTTCGATGTAAATGTTACTCCCTCTTCTCATTCTAATTTCACTGGTGGTGATGAGAGTGACTCGGATGTGACCCGAGAAAAAGTGAGGGAAGCATTACGGTTGTTTCAAGTTGTTTGTAGAAGTCTTTTAGAGGAAGGAGAATCAAAGTCAAATGAACtagggaaaagaaagagggttgATTTAATTGCTGCAAGGATTCTTAAGGACAATGGGATTCATGTTAACTCAGGCAAGAAGATACTGGGCCCTGTACCTGGGGTTGAAGTTGGTGATGAGTTTCAATATCGGGTGGAGCTTAATATAATTggccttcatcttcagattcaGGGTGGCATAGATTATGTGAAGCACAATGGTAAGATCCTTGCGACTAGTATTGTTGCTTCAGGTGGCTATGCTGATTATTTGGTCAATTCGGATGTCTTGGTATATTCAGGGCAGGGTGGGAATGTGATGAGCAATGACAAAAAACCTGAAGATCAGAAGCTCAAGCGGGGCAATCTTGCTTTGAAGAACAGTAGTGAGGAAAAGAATCCTGTTAGGGTGATTCGCGGCTCTGAATCAATGGATGATAAATACAAGACATATGTATATGATGGGCTGTATGTGGTCGAGTCATATTGGCAGGACAGAGGATCACATGGGAAGCTGGTTTATAGGTTTCGCCTTAAAAGAATTCCTGGTCAAAAGCTTGCTTTGAAGGAAGTGAAGAAATCTAAATAG